A region from the Enterococcus faecium genome encodes:
- a CDS encoding ATP-binding cassette domain-containing protein: MTDLFADGTISIHGAQENNLKDVSLDIPKHKTTVFAGLSGSGKSSLVFDTLAAVSRRELNETFPSFTQQYLPKYGQPEVNRIDNLPVAIVVEQKPIGRNSRSTLATYTGIYSVLRLMFSRIGQPWVGYSEWFSFNLPQGMCPKCQGLGFVDDIDERQLIDPNKSLNEGAMTFAGFQPRTWRWKEYGNSGLFDLDKKIKDYTDEEYDLFMHAPQQKLKNPPANWGRTALYEGLVPRMLRSVIHSASGRHHEAALSKIVTRKPCPVCHGTRLNKKALTGKIAGKNIAEVSDMDLVSVLKFLDNISDPKAKTMVRELHSKVQALVDIGLGYLSLGRGTDTLSGGEAQRIKIAKYLTSSLSDLVYVLDEPSVGLHPHDIKLITQSLKKLKEHGNTIILVDHNPAIISTADYVVEMGPQAGKNGGQVTFTGTYDELLRSDTITGKMLREKITFPKPREPQSWLNVNHVTSHNLKDVSTRIPQGVMTVISGPAGSGKSTLVQAFKQQVSDQDYIDLSQDSVGLNIRSTPATYLNILNPLRKLFSKANNGVSTQLFSYNGKGACPRCKGKGVMITEMAFMDPIVQECELCHGKRYSQEALQYTYHGKDISEVLSLSINDTLEFFKDVPDIYKKVSLLHQVGLGYLNLSQSMTTLSGGEVQRVKLAMELNHTGRIYFLDEPTTGLHLQDTQQLIDLFEGLVDKGNTLILIEHNLKLISRADWLVDMGPDAGKFGGQVCFEGHPKDSLNDKNSRTGAALAAIIS; the protein is encoded by the coding sequence ATGACTGATTTATTTGCAGATGGGACTATCTCTATCCATGGAGCTCAAGAAAATAACTTAAAGGATGTCAGTTTAGATATTCCTAAGCATAAAACGACTGTATTTGCTGGTCTTTCTGGGTCTGGTAAATCCTCTTTAGTTTTTGATACATTAGCCGCTGTTTCCCGACGTGAATTGAATGAAACTTTTCCTAGTTTCACCCAACAATATTTGCCTAAATACGGTCAACCTGAAGTGAACCGAATCGACAACTTACCAGTGGCAATTGTGGTTGAACAGAAGCCTATTGGTCGTAATTCTCGATCTACTCTGGCAACCTACACCGGCATCTATTCCGTCTTACGTTTGATGTTTTCTCGAATTGGACAGCCTTGGGTTGGGTATTCTGAATGGTTTTCCTTTAACCTACCTCAGGGAATGTGTCCAAAATGTCAGGGATTAGGCTTTGTTGACGACATAGATGAACGTCAATTAATTGATCCTAATAAATCACTCAATGAAGGTGCAATGACTTTTGCCGGTTTTCAACCGAGAACTTGGCGTTGGAAGGAATATGGCAACAGTGGATTATTTGATTTAGACAAAAAAATTAAAGACTACACCGATGAAGAATATGATTTATTCATGCACGCTCCGCAACAAAAATTAAAAAATCCACCGGCAAATTGGGGCCGTACGGCATTATATGAAGGACTAGTTCCACGTATGCTTCGCTCTGTTATTCATAGTGCCTCAGGTCGTCATCATGAAGCTGCCTTATCAAAGATTGTCACTCGAAAACCTTGCCCAGTATGTCATGGAACACGTCTGAACAAAAAGGCTCTAACTGGTAAAATTGCTGGCAAAAATATTGCAGAAGTCAGCGATATGGATTTAGTAAGTGTCCTAAAATTTTTGGATAATATCTCGGACCCCAAGGCTAAAACAATGGTGCGTGAACTACATAGTAAAGTTCAAGCTTTGGTCGACATCGGTTTAGGTTATCTTTCCCTTGGCCGTGGAACTGATACTCTATCTGGTGGAGAAGCTCAACGAATTAAAATTGCCAAATATTTGACGAGTTCCCTATCCGATTTAGTTTACGTACTCGATGAACCAAGTGTAGGACTCCATCCTCACGATATTAAATTAATTACCCAATCCTTAAAAAAGCTCAAGGAACATGGCAATACCATTATCCTAGTTGATCACAACCCTGCCATTATTTCGACAGCAGATTATGTCGTGGAAATGGGACCACAAGCCGGCAAAAATGGTGGTCAAGTAACTTTCACTGGTACCTACGACGAACTATTACGGTCAGATACGATTACGGGTAAAATGTTACGAGAAAAAATCACTTTCCCAAAGCCTCGTGAACCTCAATCTTGGCTAAATGTTAATCATGTAACTTCTCATAATTTAAAAGACGTATCTACCAGAATCCCTCAAGGTGTAATGACCGTGATATCTGGACCAGCAGGTTCTGGAAAAAGTACTTTAGTCCAAGCTTTCAAACAACAAGTTTCTGATCAAGACTATATTGATTTGAGTCAGGATTCTGTAGGTTTGAATATTCGTTCTACACCTGCAACTTACTTGAACATTTTAAATCCTCTACGAAAGCTTTTCAGTAAAGCCAACAATGGCGTTTCAACACAACTATTTAGTTATAACGGTAAAGGTGCTTGTCCCCGTTGCAAAGGTAAAGGTGTGATGATCACCGAGATGGCATTCATGGATCCAATCGTTCAAGAATGTGAGTTGTGTCATGGGAAACGTTATAGCCAAGAAGCACTACAATACACTTATCATGGCAAAGATATTTCTGAGGTTCTAAGTCTTTCTATCAACGACACTTTAGAATTTTTCAAAGATGTGCCAGATATCTACAAAAAGGTTAGTCTACTCCACCAAGTTGGACTTGGTTATTTGAATCTTAGCCAGTCGATGACCACTTTATCTGGTGGTGAAGTGCAACGTGTTAAGTTAGCAATGGAATTGAATCATACCGGCCGAATCTATTTCTTAGATGAACCAACAACCGGATTGCACTTACAGGATACTCAACAATTGATCGATTTATTTGAAGGATTGGTTGATAAGGGCAATACATTAATTCT
- a CDS encoding IS30 family transposase gives MTYTHLTTDELVIIESYFKMNQSVAKTAHCLNRSRQTIHKVYLFFKQGKSALEYYQQYKKNKSNCGRRPLVLPEEQSEYIQRKVVQGWTPDVIVGRAAFPISCSARTIYRMFKKGLFDSSDLPMKGKRKPNGHQERRGKQTFRRSIHEREKDYSQFSNEFGHLEGDTIVGLKHKSAVITLVERLSKVIITLKPCGRQAIDIEKKLNQWFESVPKNLFKSITFDCGKEFSNWKQISNVNDIAIYFADPGTPSQRGLNENSNGLLRRDGLLKSMDFNSVDEFFIQSVASKRNNIPRKSLDYRTPLEVFLSYVSIDDLSNLI, from the coding sequence ATGACCTATACCCATCTTACAACGGATGAACTTGTAATAATAGAGTCTTATTTCAAAATGAATCAATCTGTTGCTAAAACTGCCCATTGCTTGAATCGTTCAAGACAAACGATCCATAAAGTATATCTGTTCTTCAAGCAAGGAAAATCAGCCTTAGAATATTATCAACAGTATAAGAAAAACAAATCAAACTGTGGTAGACGTCCGCTTGTTTTACCCGAGGAACAATCAGAATATATTCAAAGAAAGGTTGTTCAAGGATGGACACCCGATGTGATTGTTGGTCGTGCAGCGTTTCCTATTAGTTGTTCTGCTCGTACCATTTATCGTATGTTCAAAAAGGGGCTATTTGATTCTTCTGACTTACCGATGAAAGGCAAGCGTAAACCGAATGGACATCAAGAAAGACGTGGAAAACAAACTTTCCGCCGCTCTATTCATGAACGTGAAAAGGATTATAGCCAATTCTCAAATGAGTTTGGTCACCTTGAAGGTGACACTATCGTAGGTCTGAAACATAAAAGTGCTGTAATTACCTTAGTTGAACGATTATCAAAAGTTATCATCACATTGAAACCGTGTGGTAGACAAGCGATTGATATTGAAAAAAAATTAAATCAATGGTTTGAATCTGTACCGAAAAACCTATTCAAATCCATCACTTTTGATTGTGGAAAGGAATTTTCAAATTGGAAACAGATCAGTAATGTCAATGATATTGCCATTTATTTCGCTGATCCAGGAACGCCGTCTCAAAGAGGCCTAAACGAGAATTCTAACGGATTGTTACGTAGAGATGGTTTATTGAAATCTATGGATTTCAATTCAGTAGATGAATTTTTTATTCAATCTGTCGCATCTAAACGAAATAATATTCCTAGAAAATCACTGGATTATCGAACACCTTTGGAAGTATTTTTGAGTTACGTAAGTATTGATGATCTGTCTAACTTAATTTGA
- a CDS encoding leucocin A/sakacin P family class II bacteriocin gives MTNFGTKVDAATRSYDNGIYCNNSKCWVNWGEAKENIAGIVISGWASGLAGMGH, from the coding sequence GTGACGAATTTTGGTACAAAAGTTGATGCAGCTACGCGTTCATATGATAATGGTATTTATTGTAATAATAGTAAGTGCTGGGTTAATTGGGGAGAAGCTAAAGAAAATATTGCAGGAATTGTTATTAGTGGCTGGGCTTCTGGCTTGGCAGGTATGGGACATTAA
- a CDS encoding IS982-like element ISEfm1 family transposase, giving the protein MRSSKYTEHYTDTFITFKEIMRTVSNIYHNCVPDKIKNRRNTDKLKQRDTVIIACVIWGIINGYTSQRATYRAVCSVLFPNGDFPSRSRFTRLSSNLAYTIKIIRYFFIKKLTKGELVGIIDSFPSPLCKPVRNRQAKLLNQIAKVGYNSTKKSYFYGLKIHMIVTKTGFPITYSITNPGVHDVKVLETLSEEANLPNILGDKGYISHKIHEKLALKGITISVPPRKNMDKSEKLDHSLLGKQRKTVETVCSSLEKLGCQNFNSRSVKGLESRFESILLAYSVLLSRAQRRFEGTLKYSLGY; this is encoded by the coding sequence ATGCGTTCATCAAAATATACTGAACATTATACAGATACTTTTATAACATTCAAGGAAATTATGAGAACTGTTTCTAACATATACCACAATTGTGTACCAGATAAGATTAAAAACCGAAGAAATACTGATAAACTGAAGCAACGCGATACAGTGATTATTGCTTGTGTTATATGGGGCATAATTAATGGCTATACTAGCCAAAGAGCCACGTATAGAGCGGTTTGTTCCGTCTTATTTCCTAATGGTGACTTTCCTAGTAGGAGTCGATTCACTCGCTTAAGTTCAAACTTAGCTTACACTATCAAGATTATTCGATACTTTTTCATCAAGAAGCTCACCAAAGGTGAACTAGTCGGAATTATAGATAGTTTTCCTAGTCCATTATGTAAACCAGTTAGAAATAGACAAGCAAAACTATTGAATCAAATAGCCAAAGTTGGCTATAACTCAACAAAAAAATCTTATTTTTATGGTCTTAAAATTCATATGATCGTTACTAAGACTGGCTTTCCGATTACTTACTCAATCACGAATCCAGGTGTCCATGACGTGAAAGTGTTAGAGACTTTATCGGAAGAAGCGAATCTTCCCAATATCCTAGGGGACAAAGGATATATTAGCCATAAAATCCATGAAAAGCTTGCCCTTAAGGGCATTACTATATCCGTTCCGCCACGTAAAAACATGGATAAATCAGAAAAACTAGACCACAGCTTACTTGGAAAACAAAGAAAAACAGTTGAGACTGTTTGTTCTTCCTTAGAAAAATTAGGTTGTCAAAATTTCAACTCACGTTCTGTTAAAGGGCTAGAGAGTAGATTTGAAAGCATATTACTGGCTTACAGTGTTCTATTAAGTCGAGCACAACGACGTTTTGAAGGAACTTTGAAATATTCTTTAGGATATTAA
- a CDS encoding universal stress protein: MEGFDEFKNILVGVDESEGAQKAFQYAVKQASKTGAALLIASILEIEELNVYEALDPEYLSQKRSQLLLNLEKYKQYAENSGVKNIQLYSGEGDPAEEITKTILPATSADILIIGSRSMHGIKGYFGSHATYMVKNSPISITVIK, encoded by the coding sequence ATGGAAGGATTTGATGAATTTAAAAATATTTTAGTTGGGGTAGATGAATCAGAAGGAGCTCAAAAAGCCTTTCAATATGCTGTAAAGCAAGCGAGTAAAACTGGAGCCGCATTACTGATTGCCTCAATTTTAGAAATTGAAGAGTTGAATGTTTATGAAGCGTTAGACCCTGAGTACTTGAGCCAGAAACGAAGTCAATTGTTACTTAATTTGGAAAAGTACAAACAATATGCAGAAAATAGCGGTGTAAAAAACATTCAGCTGTACAGTGGAGAAGGTGATCCGGCCGAGGAAATTACTAAGACGATTTTGCCAGCAACATCTGCAGATATCTTAATCATTGGATCGCGATCAATGCATGGAATTAAAGGATATTTTGGTTCGCATGCTACTTATATGGTTAAAAATTCTCCAATCTCAATTACAGTTATTAAGTAA
- a CDS encoding nucleotide sugar dehydrogenase, with protein MGINGKKRISVFGLGYVGLANSLLLGQHEEVVGYDIDSHKITLLEQGGSPLIDDYIEKFIKEKRSNVSYTSDFEQAVLHGEYLVIATPTDYDESTDYFNTSSIEDVIEKAIQIKADAKFIIKSTIPIGYVATLKKQFPSVQTIIFCPEFLREGTALYDNLYPSRIIIGDTTDAAKEIGALFLRNVWDKEVPVLYTGETEAEAIKLFANTYLALRVAYFNELDTFAQINGLESRQIIEGMGLDARIGSHYNNPSFGYGGYCLPKDTKQLKQNYRQVPERLISAIVASNDVRKDFVADKIMAKNPKTVGIYRLTMKHGSDNFRYSAIQDVMTRLQSKGVEIVIYEPTLSAPNFKGIQLVHSLEDFKQAAEIIVANRWDENLRDVAHKVHTHDVFVRD; from the coding sequence TTGGGAATCAATGGGAAAAAGAGGATATCGGTATTTGGGTTAGGTTATGTTGGTCTAGCGAATTCATTGTTATTAGGTCAGCATGAAGAGGTGGTGGGCTATGATATTGATAGTCACAAGATAACATTATTGGAACAAGGTGGCTCACCTTTAATCGATGATTACATCGAGAAATTTATTAAAGAGAAACGTTCGAATGTGAGCTATACTAGTGATTTTGAGCAGGCGGTTTTACATGGAGAGTATTTGGTGATTGCAACGCCAACAGACTATGATGAATCAACAGATTATTTTAATACATCGTCTATTGAAGACGTGATTGAAAAAGCAATTCAAATCAAAGCTGATGCGAAGTTCATTATCAAATCTACGATTCCAATCGGCTATGTTGCAACCCTAAAAAAACAATTTCCAAGTGTTCAAACTATTATTTTTTGTCCTGAGTTTTTGAGGGAAGGAACAGCACTGTATGACAATCTTTATCCGTCTAGGATCATCATTGGTGATACAACTGATGCAGCAAAAGAAATAGGTGCTTTATTTTTGAGAAATGTCTGGGATAAGGAAGTGCCTGTGCTATACACTGGTGAAACAGAGGCGGAAGCAATCAAGTTATTTGCCAATACTTACTTAGCCCTTCGTGTCGCTTATTTTAATGAATTAGACACTTTTGCGCAGATAAATGGACTTGAATCTCGACAAATCATTGAAGGAATGGGATTAGATGCGCGCATCGGTTCTCACTATAACAACCCAAGTTTTGGTTATGGTGGCTATTGTTTGCCTAAAGATACCAAGCAGTTAAAACAAAATTATCGTCAAGTCCCTGAGAGATTAATTTCAGCGATTGTTGCATCAAATGATGTTCGAAAAGATTTTGTTGCTGATAAAATTATGGCGAAAAACCCTAAAACAGTCGGTATTTATCGTTTAACGATGAAGCATGGTAGCGATAACTTTAGATATAGTGCGATTCAAGATGTTATGACAAGACTACAATCTAAGGGTGTTGAAATTGTTATTTACGAACCAACTTTAAGTGCGCCAAATTTTAAGGGAATTCAACTTGTGCATAGTTTAGAAGACTTTAAACAGGCGGCTGAGATTATAGTTGCCAATCGATGGGATGAAAACCTACGCGACGTTGCACATAAAGTGCACACTCACGATGTATTTGTGAGAGATTAA
- a CDS encoding glycosyltransferase — translation MLNFLSIFLLVYGVLAISHIVFQIILCHSDHRRQNKKSFKDFHSNYKASVSVIVPAYNEVPQILKNCIDSIVAQKIPDLEIIVVDDGSKNREELIEKVYNTYQSNPNVKILLPDENKGKRHCQKLGFDIAKGDIIVTVDSDTLLHDENAVEKLIQRFADKKVGAVTGDVRVENKNTNILTRLITYRYWSAFHQERAAQSRFHVVMCCSGPFSAYRKEIIEEVKEKYITQYFLGENCTYGDDRHLTNLVLEAGHEVAFQSDSQVYTFVPETIGGYIKQQVRWNKSFYREMLWTIKFAHKHPAYMMYDLVMQFILPFMLVVSLIAMAVQTILYQNFGHLYQYLIILILIAIFRSLYGIYRTKDVGFLLFVIYGFMHVLILLPVRFYALFTLKSTKWGTR, via the coding sequence ATGTTAAACTTTTTAAGTATATTTTTATTGGTTTATGGTGTGCTTGCTATTTCGCACATTGTATTTCAAATTATTCTATGTCATAGTGACCATAGACGACAGAACAAGAAATCATTTAAGGATTTCCATAGTAACTATAAGGCTAGTGTTTCGGTCATAGTGCCTGCCTATAACGAAGTACCACAAATTTTGAAGAATTGTATTGATTCTATTGTGGCACAAAAAATACCTGACCTCGAGATTATTGTTGTTGATGACGGCTCAAAAAATCGTGAAGAATTGATTGAAAAAGTCTATAACACTTATCAATCGAATCCAAATGTTAAAATTTTATTGCCTGATGAAAACAAAGGCAAGCGTCACTGTCAAAAACTTGGATTTGATATTGCTAAAGGTGATATTATTGTCACAGTGGATTCAGATACCTTACTACATGATGAGAATGCTGTTGAAAAATTAATTCAGCGTTTTGCTGATAAGAAAGTTGGTGCTGTCACAGGTGATGTTCGAGTCGAAAACAAGAATACAAACATCTTAACACGTCTTATTACGTATCGCTATTGGTCTGCTTTTCACCAAGAGCGAGCAGCTCAAAGCCGCTTTCACGTTGTCATGTGTTGCTCTGGACCATTTTCAGCCTATCGTAAAGAAATAATTGAGGAAGTTAAAGAGAAGTACATTACACAATATTTCTTAGGCGAAAATTGTACCTATGGAGATGACCGTCATTTGACAAATTTGGTTCTTGAAGCAGGCCATGAAGTTGCTTTCCAAAGTGATAGTCAAGTTTATACTTTTGTTCCTGAAACAATTGGTGGGTATATCAAACAGCAAGTAAGATGGAATAAAAGTTTCTATCGTGAGATGCTCTGGACGATTAAGTTTGCACATAAGCATCCTGCTTATATGATGTATGATTTGGTCATGCAATTTATCTTACCGTTTATGTTGGTTGTGTCTTTAATCGCTATGGCTGTCCAAACAATTTTGTATCAGAATTTCGGACATTTATATCAGTATTTGATTATTTTGATTCTGATTGCTATTTTCCGTTCACTGTATGGTATTTATAGAACTAAAGATGTTGGATTTTTACTCTTTGTTATCTATGGCTTTATGCACGTACTAATTTTATTACCTGTTAGATTCTATGCACTATTCACATTGAAATCGACAAAATGGGGAACGCGATAA
- a CDS encoding VanZ family protein has translation MRKYMIYLSSLLVTFILSYATITWLIMPVLTRYQSLARLINHFDYTALTLILLLTLIIWLFGIQYHLKHFSVIYLYLAFSVYLLLLFMVLFTKTTDFQAISLNPFDFIKADTRTIQEAVLNIIYFIPLGGLYCINTDFKQFVIVSLVTLLGIETIQFIFYLGTFAISDIILNFLGCLIGYYWC, from the coding sequence TTGCGAAAATATATGATCTACCTCAGCAGTTTATTGGTCACATTTATCCTGAGTTATGCGACGATTACTTGGCTGATTATGCCCGTTCTCACTCGCTATCAAAGCCTGGCTAGGTTGATTAACCACTTTGACTATACCGCATTAACTTTAATACTCTTATTAACGCTGATTATCTGGTTGTTTGGCATCCAGTATCACCTCAAACATTTTTCAGTTATTTATCTCTATCTTGCTTTCAGTGTGTATTTATTACTGTTATTCATGGTGCTTTTTACTAAAACAACGGATTTTCAGGCGATATCACTGAATCCTTTTGACTTTATAAAAGCGGATACCAGAACGATTCAAGAGGCAGTGCTAAATATTATCTACTTCATTCCTTTAGGTGGCCTTTACTGTATCAATACTGATTTCAAACAGTTTGTCATTGTCAGTTTGGTCACACTTTTAGGAATTGAAACCATTCAATTTATCTTTTATTTGGGCACATTTGCCATTAGTGATATTATCTTGAATTTTTTGGGTTGTTTGATTGGGTATTATTGGTGTTAG
- a CDS encoding IS3 family transposase (programmed frameshift) — protein sequence MTRYEENFKQMIVELNQTGRSVRGLAKEYGLSEATIYKWKNLYLPDQSTGLTGKEVAELRKENARLNEELEILKKAGSHILSENLNSLVQFIEKWCKDYTVSLLCRLLEIPRSVYYFYKNKPLTATEIRNNKLKKKISTIFFTNKQRYGATKIHQVLLKEGISVSLKHVQKLMKQLNLRSIVVKKYRPQRSNKPIISKENLLNQDFSTETICEKWAADITYIPTKKNGWCYLSSIMDLHTKKIISYTFSKRMTVDCVIQTLNKAKIHYHIPEGMILHTDLGSQYTAREVEQWLKTNKIRHSYSRKGTPYDNAGIESFHASLKKEEVYTTSYSDFEEANRALFSYIEGFYNRNRIHSSIHYLTPQEFEELAKEKMA from the exons ATGACCCGATATGAAGAAAATTTTAAACAAATGATTGTTGAACTGAATCAAACTGGACGTTCTGTTCGAGGGTTAGCGAAAGAATATGGCTTATCTGAAGCAACGATTTACAAATGGAAGAATTTATATTTACCTGATCAGTCCACAGGACTGACTGGAAAAGAAGTAGCTGAACTGAGAAAAGAAAATGCTCGTTTAAATGAGGAACTTGAAATCTTAAAAAAAGCCG GCAGCCATATTCTCTCGGAAAACCTAAATTCGCTTGTTCAATTTATTGAAAAATGGTGTAAGGATTACACTGTTTCTTTGTTGTGTCGGTTATTAGAAATCCCTAGAAGTGTCTATTATTTTTATAAGAATAAACCGTTGACAGCTACAGAAATCAGAAATAATAAGTTGAAAAAGAAGATTTCAACAATTTTTTTTACGAATAAACAACGCTATGGTGCCACAAAGATCCATCAAGTTTTATTAAAAGAAGGGATTTCAGTATCTCTTAAACATGTCCAAAAGCTAATGAAACAATTAAATTTAAGGTCGATTGTAGTTAAAAAATATAGACCTCAAAGGTCTAATAAACCGATCATTTCAAAAGAGAATCTCTTAAATCAGGACTTTTCTACTGAAACGATCTGTGAGAAATGGGCAGCTGACATTACGTACATTCCTACTAAGAAAAATGGTTGGTGTTACTTATCTTCAATCATGGATTTACACACGAAAAAAATTATTAGTTATACATTTTCAAAACGAATGACTGTGGATTGTGTCATTCAAACATTGAATAAAGCAAAAATACATTATCACATTCCAGAAGGAATGATTCTACACACTGACTTGGGCAGCCAATACACAGCAAGAGAAGTGGAACAATGGCTTAAAACCAACAAAATAAGGCATTCTTATAGTAGAAAAGGAACACCTTATGATAATGCTGGAATCGAATCTTTCCATGCCTCATTGAAAAAAGAAGAAGTCTACACGACTAGCTACTCAGATTTTGAAGAAGCAAATCGAGCGCTATTTAGCTACATTGAAGGATTTTATAACCGAAATCGAATCCATAGCTCGATTCACTATCTAACCCCACAGGAATTTGAAGAATTAGCAAAAGAAAAAATGGCTTAA
- a CDS encoding recombinase family protein, translating into MKKFGAEKIFIEKQSGATITHRPIFQEALEFVRDQDIFIVEAIDRLGRNYDEIIASVNYLKKKNVQLIITSLPIMAEAIGNPLLDKFIKDLIIQILAMIAEQERTESKRRQAQGIKIAKANGVYKGRPKLYSADTKNPQRCLVYENIVKDLNEGIAISKIAKNYNITRQTIYRIKNDIEYNSNQMN; encoded by the coding sequence ATGAAAAAGTTCGGCGCAGAAAAAATTTTCATCGAGAAACAATCTGGAGCAACGATTACTCATCGACCGATTTTCCAGGAAGCTTTAGAGTTTGTCCGAGACCAAGATATTTTTATTGTCGAAGCAATCGACCGACTTGGAAGAAATTACGACGAAATCATTGCTTCAGTCAATTACCTAAAGAAGAAAAACGTGCAGCTGATCATCACCAGTCTACCGATCATGGCTGAAGCAATTGGCAATCCTCTTTTGGATAAATTCATTAAAGATTTAATCATCCAAATTTTGGCCATGATTGCAGAGCAAGAGCGTACCGAATCTAAACGACGCCAGGCGCAAGGCATTAAAATTGCAAAAGCAAATGGCGTCTATAAAGGTCGTCCAAAACTCTATAGTGCAGATACAAAAAATCCTCAACGATGTTTAGTTTATGAAAACATCGTTAAGGATTTAAATGAGGGCATAGCTATTTCAAAAATTGCTAAAAACTACAATATTACTAGACAAACTATTTACAGAATTAAGAATGATATTGAGTATAACAGTAATCAAATGAATTAA
- a CDS encoding IS982-like element ISEfm1 family transposase, with the protein MRSSKYTEHYTDTFITFKEIMRTVSNIYHNCVPDKIKNRRNTDQLKQRDTVIIACVIWGIINGYTSQRATYRAVCSVLFPNGDFASRSRFTRLSSNLAYTIKIIRYFFIKKLTKGELVGIIDSFPSPLCKPVRNRQAKLLNQIAKVGYNSTKKSYFYGLKIHMIVTKTGFPITYSITNPGVHDVKVLETLSEEANLPNILGDKGYISHKIHEKLALKGITISVPPRKNMDKSEKLDHSLLGKQRKTVETVFSSLEKLGCQNFNSRSVKGLESRFESILLAYSVLLSRAQRRFEGTLRYSLGY; encoded by the coding sequence ATGCGTTCATCAAAATATACTGAACATTATACAGATACTTTTATAACATTCAAGGAAATTATGAGAACTGTTTCTAACATATACCACAATTGTGTACCAGATAAGATTAAAAACCGAAGAAATACTGATCAACTGAAGCAACGCGATACAGTGATTATTGCTTGTGTTATATGGGGCATAATTAATGGCTATACTAGCCAAAGAGCCACGTATAGAGCGGTTTGTTCCGTCTTATTTCCTAATGGTGACTTTGCTAGTAGGAGTCGATTCACTCGCTTAAGTTCAAACTTAGCTTACACTATCAAGATTATTCGATACTTTTTCATCAAGAAGCTCACCAAAGGTGAACTAGTCGGAATTATAGATAGTTTTCCTAGTCCATTATGTAAACCAGTTAGAAATAGACAAGCAAAACTATTGAATCAAATAGCCAAAGTTGGCTATAACTCAACAAAAAAATCTTATTTTTATGGTCTTAAAATTCATATGATCGTTACTAAGACTGGCTTTCCGATTACTTACTCAATCACGAATCCAGGTGTCCATGACGTGAAAGTGTTAGAGACTTTATCGGAAGAAGCGAATCTTCCCAATATCCTAGGGGACAAAGGATATATTAGCCATAAAATCCATGAAAAGCTTGCCCTTAAGGGCATTACTATATCCGTTCCGCCACGTAAAAACATGGATAAATCAGAAAAACTAGACCACAGCTTACTTGGAAAACAAAGAAAAACAGTTGAGACTGTTTTTTCTTCCTTAGAAAAATTAGGTTGTCAAAATTTCAACTCACGTTCTGTTAAAGGGCTAGAGAGTAGATTTGAAAGCATATTACTGGCTTACAGTGTTCTATTAAGTCGAGCACAACGACGTTTTGAAGGAACTTTGAGATATTCTTTAGGATATTAA